TGTTTGTGTGTCTGAGCACAGATGCACCCGCGATTCCTGATGAAGTTCCCAATGCCTAAAACTGTCTTTCTGCATTCTCCTTTGTGTCAATAGACTCGTAAGGAGAATTTCAGTTGCTTTGGGAGGAAATGCAGTGAAAGGCAAGGCTTCCAGTGTAATCTTCCCCCTTGCCCCGTAGTGCCTCTTGAATATGCTGAGGGTGCCTGGTGTTGTCTGTTACCTAAAATGGATTAGCACCAGTGACAGTTCTGGTGAGCTCCAGGTCTTCTAAAGCAGGTTCACATTCTGGAGCTTGGACTGAAACACATTGTCAGGAAATCCTGATAGCTTTATAAAGCAGAATCACATCAAACTGTCTAAATTTAATCCTGTGGTAGCCCCACCATTGATAGCAAAGCATGAAAGCTCAGCTCGTGAGGGATGCGtttgcaaagaaaacatcaCATCCCCAGATAAGTTTCCATAATGCTACAAAGGTAATGAGGATGACTCAAATACAAAGCAAGTAGAACACAAAGCTTTCCTTGATGCTTAGAAAATGGAAATGCCTCCATTTGTTAGAGGAAAAGGACAGTTAATGCCTTCAGAGAGGTAGCACaaggcagctcagcagcacgTAGCTGTGGTTAATAACCTCCTGTCCTGTGAGAGCTGGAAATGGCACCACAGGGAAAGTGCTGGATGGGTACAAGAAtttcatagactggtttgggttgaaggggccttaaagctcctccaatcccaacccctgccacgggcagggaccccttccactggagcagggtgctccaagcccctgtgtccaacctggccttgagcactgccagggatggggcagccacagctgctctgggcaccctgtgccagcgcctcggcaccctcacagggaagagcttctgcctaagagctcatcccagtctcccctcgggcaggttcaagccattccccttggcctgtccctgcaggcccttgtccaaagcccctctccaggttccctgcagcccctttaggcactggagctgctctcaggtctccccttcaggagccttctcttcttcaggctgccccagcccagctctctcagcctggctccagagcagagctgctccagccctcgcagcatctccatggcctcctctggcctcgctccaacagctccacgtccctctggtGCTTTTGCCTCAGCGCTGGATCAGGGCTATGGGGGGCTCTCCCTGCCTTGCTACTCATGCtatgggggtgcagcccagcacgcAGGGTGGGTCTGGGCTGGGATTCAACATCTCAGCTAAAGAGAGTCCTTATTCGCCTCCAGTTTTCGTGCCAGCAGCCGTTGCTGTGTGCTGAATGACACCTTGCTTAATAGCGTCTTTCCGACCCAGGACCAGGAGCGCGCAGACAAGCTGCAGAAGTTGcaagcagaaaaggaggaaaagggaaggctGAAAGAAGAAGCGAAAGCTGCAAAAGAGCGAGCCAAGGAGGAGgccaagaagaagaaagaggaggagaaagagttgaaagagaaagaaaggagggaaaagaaagagaaagaagaaaaggaaaaagctgagAAGCTGAGAGTGAAGGAGGAGAAGCGCAAGGAGAGGCAGGAAGCTTTAGAGTAAGTGCCTTGGTTTCTGCATGCCCTGGGGAATAATGTGTCATGGTGTGAGGACCTTACCATCCCCACCTTAACCACCCCTGCTGGGGGCTATACTGGTCAAGCAGCACGTTCCTCTGTTACAGGGTAGGTTTTAAAGGTCTGAAAGGTTGCGTGCACCAGAGGCTGGTCTCAGCAGTGCTTTCTGCTTGCAGGGTGACCTGggcttctgctttgaaatggctgAAAAGTGCTGTTATGCTCCACTGAGTTTTCCCTTCATGACCAGTCTTGCTTGTACTTTGCAGTTTGCTGGCACGGGTGCCCAGGCTGGTGAGGAAGTTGCTTGTAACTTGGTAATATCCTAAATACCCTTCCCTGGGACTGAGGAAGCTATTTTGTGGCTAAACCAGGGCAATATTTGCTCTAGAAGGAATCGAGAGTCTTCTGTACACTTAACCAAGTCTGCTCCTTGGCTGAATTgacagcttttcttcttgccttGCATGATGGGGTCTTAGGCAAGGTCTGGGGCTTCTCCCCTCTTCCCCGGTGCAAATAAACACTTGATGAATTTTGCCAATTCAAATGAACTTTGTATTAAAGGGCAAAACTcgaggagaagagaaagaaagaagaggagaagcggttgagagaggaggaaaaggtaaATGTTTTCTCTAGCTTGTCTCTAAACCCTGCTCTGGGGAAATGATGTTCCTGGGCTCCCTGGCACCCTGCCCCGGGTGCAGCCGGGCCAGGCTGCTGTGATGGGGCTGCTCCACTGGTTCTGTCATGCAGGTTCCTTGTCTGTGACTTCTCTATGTGGTGGTGTCTTTGCTTTTACCCCTTAAAGTACGTTTGTTTTTCCAATGGCCCTGGGTGAACTCAATCCTTTGCCTTAGCAATGACATTGGCATCCCCAGAGCATTCTTAGGGAGGCCAATTGGGGTTTGTGTTGAGTCACAGGAGCTGGTAAATGGCTGAAAGTTTGCTTTACACCTCAGTGGGTTTGAAGTTGAGTCATGCATGAGCTCTCCTGCAATTAGAAACCGTGGCCTACCTCTGCATTCACAACGTGCTCTTTGATTGCAGCGTATCAATGcccagaaagcagaaatcacGAGGTTCTTCCAGAAACCAAAGACTCCCCAAGCCCCGAAGGTGAGGCATTGCTATTCCTGTCCTTCAGTAGTTGTCTTCTAACAAGTACAGATTTCCTTCTCATCTGCCCCTTCGAGCTGCTTAGGTGGACAAAGCATTAGTCCTTTTTCTCACTTCCCAATCTCGGAAGTGTAAAGGGCTTTAAAAAAAGCCTGTGACCAGTTTGCAGTTGCTTTAGGAGAAAcctcacctctgccttctcctgcaCTGGCTCTAAAGACCTAGAGTCCCTTGAAAAGATCTCTTGGAGTCTCACATGTGAAGGGCTTAACCTAACTCTTCCTTCAGGCCTGGTGTTCAGGTCTGTTGCAGATGGTGACTGTTGGTACCACGGTTTCTTGGGTGTTGAGACCTTGCCAATCCTCACTTGACATTTCAGATTCTTGCTGGCTCTTGCGGAAAGTTTGCTCCTTTTGAAATCAAGGAGAACATGGTCTTAGCTCCCCTGTGTCGTATTGCCCTGGATCCAGACTTCTTGGAGCAGCTGGATAAGCTCCTGCATGCACAGAACAGCGAAGTTTCCTTCTTGAGGGACCTAAAGTGTCGTAAACCACGTAAAACTGGACCTACTTTTGTCACGAGCAGCGCTGACACAGTGAACAGGTTAGTTTGTGGCTTCACTTGTATGTAATGAACTGAAGAATGGTTTTGACTTTGTCTTAGTCTAATATTGGAGGTGATGGGAAGAGGGAGCTTTGCTTTGAATACTCGGATGAGAATTGCTTCCCCAGGGAGCAGTAGGTTATGATGGGGATTTCCTTCATTCCACGCAGTGCTCTCAAACCCTTTCCTGCAGGAATTCTTGTGCTTCAGGCAGCTGGCCTTTCATGGTGTTCATCCTTGATtgtttccaaaaggaaaaactgTCTCTAAGCTGTTTTCGGGAGGAGCAGGGGAGCGTCGTGCAAAGGCTGTAGCTGCTCTCTTGTTCTGACAGTGACGTGGTGGTAGTGGATAACTGCAAAACAGACGCTGTTCCTGAAAGGGGGAAATTTGGGAGGATGAAACTCCTGCAGTTCTGTGAGAATCACCGTCCTGCATACTGGGGCACATGGAACAAGAAGACCACTATGATCCATCCCCGGAATCCTTGGTCAAAGGACAGTGTAAGCACCTTGCAGCCTTGTTggattctttccttcttcctgctttgGAACTTAAGATGTATTTAGCCAAGTTCACTTGTTCTCTGGGATTCCTGATTCACTTCCACATTCCCTTTTGCTGCTGAATTGTCAACCCCTGATGGGGGTCTGGCCTCGTGCTCTCAAGTTCATTACACAAATGGCATGTTGGCATTTGTTCTAGAAACTACTGGACTATGAAGTAGACAGTGATGAAgaatgggaagaggaggaaccTGGAGAAAGTCTCTCCCATAGTGAAGGGGTAAGGATTCTGCCTGCTGGAAGACAGCTTTCTGAACCAGTCACACTTGCCAGGGTGCTTTCTAACAAGCAGAGTTTGCTTTTAGGATGatgaagaggagggagaggatgaAGATGATGACGATGGGTTTTTTGTACCCCATGGGTACCTATCTGAAGATGAAGGAGTGATAGAAGTAAGTGAACTGTGGGGGTCACTGGATTTCCATCTGTTCCCAATCCATCTTGTAGTGTTGGCAGTGATATAACTGGGTCTCTTGTGGTCCAGGAGCAACTTCTGGGAGCACAGGGAAAAGCTGGGTTGAAAAAAGCTTTTGGTTGTTCCTGGTCCATCTCTCGAGTTCTCTGTCCCCTGTGGCTTTAGGAGTGTGATCCAGAGAATCAGAAGGTTCGTcaaaagctgaaagcaaaggAGTGGGATGAGCTGATGGCCAAGGGGAAGAGGTTCCAtgtgctgcagcctgtgaaAATCGGCTGTGTCTGGGAAGGAGCAGAACACGACAGCAGCACCAACGCAGACCTGAAGGTTCTGCAGCAGTTCACAGTCTGCATCCTGGATGCCCCCGTTGCGGAGGAAGAACAGCAGGTCCAGAGATGTagcaagaaaagagcaaaagatCAGCAAAGTAAGACCTGAAGAGCTAAATACTTGTGTTTGTGCACTGCTGCACTCTGCTTGGGAGAGCACAGCTTTTCATATTGAGTGTCAAGTTCAGAACAACTTGTTCCTGACAAGTCTGAAATCCAAGGAATCTCTCAGAGTTCTTGGAAGAGTTTTCCAGCGTTGCAGCTGGTATGGCCTTGGTTACACTCCCCCAGAACTGCTCTGAGTAATGTAGGAAATGAAGGCAACAGCACTTCAGTAGATGCAGATTTAAGACTAGAAGTGCTTTGGCCCATTGACCTGGTTATTGCTAAGGGGGGAGCGGGTTTAGGTTGTGTGACAGGTTTTGGTACTGAGTAACACAAGGCTGTGGATAATGAACATAAAGGCTGGAACGGGGGTCAAAGCTTTCACTCGAGGGTGCCTTTTCTCCATCCAGTTTAGCTCCCGCTACAATCCTAGATCTAAAATTAACCTCAGCCTCTTTGTCCTCCTGGACCCTGTGTCCTGATGGCTTTTCCCAGCCCTTCAAGAGTTCTTTATCCCATCCCAACCTTtgtgcctccttccttctctgcagtCCTCGGCCACCTCCTGCCGCTGCTGCACGGCAACGTGAACGGGAGCAAAGTGATCATCCAGGAATTCCAGGAGTGCTGCCGACAGGGAATGTTCAGTGACGTGCCGGCCGCCGACTGCAGCGACCCCAGCCCCGCCAGCCCCATGGCCTCCCGCCCGCAGACGCCCGTCGGGGAGGACAGTGGGGTCCCTTCCAAAGCCAGGCTAAAGAGAATCATCTCGGAGAACTCTGTGTACGAGAAGAGGCCCGAGTACCGCATGTGCTGGTACGTCCACTCCGAGGTGCTCAAGAGCTTTGACCAGGAGCATCTCCCCGTCCCGTGCCAGTGGAACTACGTCACCCAGGTGCCCTCCTCggggaaggaggagggtggCAGCGGGGGcggcctggctgtgctgcagcccacCCCTGTGGCAGTGAAGAGGAAGCCCACGGGCAGCATGTCCATCACCAGGTTCATGAAGAGACCTCGGGATGCTGAGCAGGTGAGTTCCTGTCGGGGTGTTCTTCCCCAGGACAGCACGATGGGGATGGAGCTGTGTCCCCTGGCACACCCCAAACTTGGTCCAGATGAGCAGAGTCCAAGTATAAACCTACAGACACTTCCCTTCCACAAACCCCCCTTTTTTTGTGGGGAAAGGAGTGAAATGATGTGACTCTGAAGAGATGGGTTTCTTTTGTGCCCCTCCAGCTTGGCCTGTGCGTTCCATTGAAGAATGTTGCTTTCCTGCTGTTCTTCCATTCTCTGCTATTTGGCAGTGATTTGCATCCAAGCTGTGAATAGTTTCTGCTTGGCCTTGGTTTTACAGCTGTGTGTGATTTGTATGCAggtttttatgtgtgtgtatggcTGCCAGATGCATAGCCCGAGCTGGGGACTTACATCAGTTGCATGTGCGCTGATTCAATGTGGTTCCTAAGTGCTGCAACTCAACCTATAATAAGTCTGCAAAGTCTCCAGCTTATCCTGTCATCCGTAAAGCTGAATTTCAAgagctgctttaaaaacatCCTCATTCATAGGAGCAAAATGAGATGGATTTGAAGGAGTTGCCACTCCAGCTCTAAGCTTTGATGTGGTCTTCCTGTTGTTGGCTTCTGCTTTTCAGGGTAAACACGGGTACTATGAACAGCTTAATCACCCCATATGATGACTCAAAAGTATGTGTTGGGTGATGCTTCATTGTGTATTTAAGACATGAAGGTCTTACATATAGGTCCTGAAGTTTGGTGTTACCAACCAACTGCTGCGGGGTTTATCCCTCATCCTCTGTGGACAGGGGGGTTAGGAAAGAAGCCACAGACAAGGCTTTTGatgcttttccttcccacttTATTCTTGGCTTGTCTTCTGAAGCAGCTCCACATGCAAGTAGTGATGGGGATCAGAGGCTTGCGCGAAGCTGTTCAGCCCCCGAACTCCAtctgcttgggttttttcctcagCCACTAAATAAAGGCAGAGATAAAAATCCCTGCTTGGCACCCGCTGGAAACTCTGCTGAGGAGTGAGTGCTTGAGCAGGAAGAGCCAGAGAGGCTTTTAGTAGAGTCCCATCACCAGCTCCCCAAAGCACCCTGTGCCTGTGGGGTGCAGAGGCCCCAAAGCCTTTCATGCCTTAGGACCTCTACAGGGAGGTCCTCgatcccttccttcctgctgaGTGTGGTGGGAGTGTGGGGACAGCAGGAATGGGTGGGAGTCAAGGCTGCCAGGTTCTCCCCCCAGCACGTGCTGTTCTCATGGAAGTAAAGGTGCTTTTACATAAGCTGTGGGGAGAGGAGGCCTGGCTCTGGAAGTGGGCAGTACCGGTGCATGTGTGGGAGGGGAACAGCTCCATCTGAGAGCTGTGGCTTTAATGGGAGATGCAAATCTGAAGTTTCTTCTCTTGGAACAGCTTGGAGAGGGGGTGGTGGGGACCAGATCCTAGATTCCCCTTCCAAGACAACAGAACCCAGTCAGGTTCAGCCCAGGTTTGagctgtgttttgctgtggAGGCTGTCGAGCGCGTTGTGCAAGAGTGAAacctcctggagcagcagcctggcGTGCTTCCTGCTCCCTGAGCCACTGCACGTGAGGCCTTTTATCCCAGATCCCGGCCTGTTGGAGCCGGGActtgctgctttctcttccctgccAGCTGGTCAGAGGGTGCTGGGAGCCCCAGTGGTGGGGAGCACCCACTGCTACCGCGGCAGCACTGCCCTGGCACCCTCAGCTTGCTGCTAAAGGCTCCTCTGTTTCCCTTCAGGCTGAAGCTGCAGAGATGGATGGATTTCAGGCAGACACcgaggaagatgaggaggatGATGACTGCATTATTGTGGATATACAGCCAGGCAaaggtggggaaggaaagcGATAGCAGCCTCTTGGCCTCTCCCATGAGGGAGAGGACGGGGTGTGGGGCTGAACCTCTTGAGTTCTTGTGCCCCTTTCTCACCAAGCCTCGTGCTCTCCTCTCTGGGTATTTTATTGTAGGTACTTCTgtgcttttcatgttttattctaGATGCTGCTTTGCTATTTAGAGTCTTTAATGTGCTCTtacctcttccctcctccctcccattGATTAAACAGTGCAAATAGCATTTGGCTGCCAGTGTTACCTTt
Above is a window of Lathamus discolor isolate bLatDis1 chromosome 21, bLatDis1.hap1, whole genome shotgun sequence DNA encoding:
- the CHAF1A gene encoding chromatin assembly factor 1 subunit A isoform X2, which codes for MECRDKAAGPPRKLVQARLPFKRLNPVPKDDADSEVKKVKSSPGGFAPIKDPSLDVLAASLDNVENDCQLEPGLAFAPKLVNGKGPLDHFIQKNPKDDPNELVTVTELAKGSSHRLSGDADHVDSKASSSLAVTNGTLGKERNPLSCPDSTQRSQMDEPMETDGPCGNQDEGLVGGIQSHSRLMECSNVESTKVNPTELKDVIFGGKMPVVLLEDIMSTKPPPVASLDGSLTSGNETMESSREGDSGLTNSSLSSGSGGSPGVQPAAETKRTSSPLAASTPARKDQERADKLQKLQAEKEEKGRLKEEAKAAKERAKEEAKKKKEEEKELKEKERREKKEKEEKEKAEKLRVKEEKRKERQEALEAKLEEKRKKEEEKRLREEEKRINAQKAEITRFFQKPKTPQAPKILAGSCGKFAPFEIKENMVLAPLCRIALDPDFLEQLDKLLHAQNSEVSFLRDLKCRKPRKTGPTFVTSSADTVNSDVVVVDNCKTDAVPERGKFGRMKLLQFCENHRPAYWGTWNKKTTMIHPRNPWSKDSKLLDYEVDSDEEWEEEEPGESLSHSEGDDEEEGEDEDDDDGFFVPHGYLSEDEGVIEECDPENQKVRQKLKAKEWDELMAKGKRFHVLQPVKIGCVWEGAEHDSSTNADLKVLQQFTVCILDAPVAEEEQQVQRCSKKRAKDQQILGHLLPLLHGNVNGSKVIIQEFQECCRQGMFSDVPAADCSDPSPASPMASRPQTPVGEDSGVPSKARLKRIISENSVYEKRPEYRMCWYVHSEVLKSFDQEHLPVPCQWNYVTQVPSSGKEEGGSGGGLAVLQPTPVAVKRKPTGSMSITRFMKRPRDAEQAEAAEMDGFQADTEEDEEDDDCIIVDIQPGKDSTVAALDSSGAGAAPQDTSMLSPSNTV
- the CHAF1A gene encoding chromatin assembly factor 1 subunit A isoform X1, giving the protein MECRDKAAGPPRKLVQARLPFKRLNPVPKDDADSEVKKVKSSPGGFAPIKDPSLDVLAASLDNVENDCQLEPGLAFAPKLVNGKGPLDHFIQKNPKDDPNELVTVTELAKGSSHRLSGDADHVDSKASSSLAVTNGTLGKERNPLSCPDSTQRSQMDEPMETDGPCGNQDEGLVGGIQSHSRLMECSNVESTKVNPTELKDVIFGGKMPVVLLEDIMSTKPPPVASLDGSLTSGNETMESSREGDSGLTNSSLSSGSGGSPGVQPAAETKRTSSPLAASTPARKVSQKCHKSSAEKEKLRLQRDQERADKLQKLQAEKEEKGRLKEEAKAAKERAKEEAKKKKEEEKELKEKERREKKEKEEKEKAEKLRVKEEKRKERQEALEAKLEEKRKKEEEKRLREEEKRINAQKAEITRFFQKPKTPQAPKILAGSCGKFAPFEIKENMVLAPLCRIALDPDFLEQLDKLLHAQNSEVSFLRDLKCRKPRKTGPTFVTSSADTVNSDVVVVDNCKTDAVPERGKFGRMKLLQFCENHRPAYWGTWNKKTTMIHPRNPWSKDSKLLDYEVDSDEEWEEEEPGESLSHSEGDDEEEGEDEDDDDGFFVPHGYLSEDEGVIEECDPENQKVRQKLKAKEWDELMAKGKRFHVLQPVKIGCVWEGAEHDSSTNADLKVLQQFTVCILDAPVAEEEQQVQRCSKKRAKDQQILGHLLPLLHGNVNGSKVIIQEFQECCRQGMFSDVPAADCSDPSPASPMASRPQTPVGEDSGVPSKARLKRIISENSVYEKRPEYRMCWYVHSEVLKSFDQEHLPVPCQWNYVTQVPSSGKEEGGSGGGLAVLQPTPVAVKRKPTGSMSITRFMKRPRDAEQAEAAEMDGFQADTEEDEEDDDCIIVDIQPGKDSTVAALDSSGAGAAPQDTSMLSPSNTV